The following nucleotide sequence is from Aedes aegypti strain LVP_AGWG chromosome 3, AaegL5.0 Primary Assembly, whole genome shotgun sequence.
actaggcaatggcgcccacatgaacactgtttttttattagtattgtgacgtggtagtttttgaaaagtacccatattcccttgcttctgagaaaaggaagcattatgaaaatcagcagctcaattagaatttgtttgaaatagtagtgtagaatttgtttgaaatagtagtgcattactaatactgtctagtcgaaatggttttgaataatttgtcatacaagtgctattctgattactattgtcttttacgtaagattagagtcttaaatgtcaagtgtcgtcaagtcttaacaaaattaggctgtttagtagtagttctagttaatttcattttttgttgttaaaagtatttattggtcattacgttcatatatccttaaagaaaaaagtcgctttccttgtctgttcaacaatttttcgaaactagcaagtgtaccctaatgatcgatctcagcgtcttactttccatagtcatttttatagtgaatattgaagagtaaagttaccttaggcttctattacagtctcctacaagattcacttttcggtggcaaatgcaatgcttcacaacgcctactttctacttgtaaattttgcgaaaatgaagctggaattagattatttataccgctgttacaaaagaggtatttcttattatggcaatgtaaaaaccatattaaaataagattgtcgccacttatttctactcagtgaatctactagtcattttcctaagagttcctaagcattccctacgtcgtatatgataacgatgtatctagctagctaatagtaagagtggctacggatcattctggttagcaaaaggcaaactgaacgtcaccaatagtattaatgtccacttcgaatagattaattatttgaaatgggcatcaattctatcaatgacgcagaatgtccgttggatcacatccgagatattattgcgtctatgccatatgaattatgacgcggctttaagcaaaaaatgccaaaatgtgataccaccactacaggttacgcctttggtttccatcatatgggctaatggattatgccctcccatcgcggcaaggtcgcataaccaaggggagggaataATGACAAAGATTCATTTAgaattaatatattttgttgttcattttcattgaaatctatttcctaacaaagaataataataaaaaaaacaatcctccaaaaacaaaatttctgttcgatatactaaaaaatatattgtaccctaactcaacagtaacgagcttcatcaatccaatcaatttttttcacattttctgtagtaaacttgtttgtcattgtgacaacagcaaaagtaatacaattcaGCCTATATGAAACTGGACACCTAAATTATGTAACAGGAAatatgtttatttgaaactggtttttcaaattacttctgagcgctactgtatatcaaactgttagattagattatccttacattttagtcagtaattattatcaaattttgtattgaaattcTGAATTCCAATTTTTCGTTTCAAGCCAATCgctgaggaaaacaaataaaaaaaaatattgaaggggggggggggggtgcttgatatgctacgtatttttcaAGGGGGAGtgtcagcatttgtgacgaaatgctacgaggggggagggggggggggcgtcaaaaatcagtaaaaaaaatgctacgtcatttatggatggccccttacgcgtggtaaagatggacaaatcatgggtgaaattatgaaaaaaatccacgatcccagccgtggatttttttcataatttcacccataatttgtccatctttaccacgcgtaatgaggttattaatttagaaaacaacgagctacacactcggttaccaatcgTGCATTTTCTGTAAACACGGCatgcagtaaaggttttcttcccggtggaagttgcagcgtgacgtcatcgtagattagttcatgTTGACTTTGCCAAACAACTGGAAGCAGAAAAACAAGTAtgacatttttacaaactgacACGATGTTGGCTTTCAAAAATGAACCACAATAAAAGCTGttaaacttgtatgcaagttgatttaaatcgttaaaaaataatttacaacaattaaTGTCTCAGAAACTAGACGTGctgggaaaatttaaaaaaaaagtaacctTAAATTCAGTTTAATGTGGTTGTTCGGACAAACCATCTACATATACAGCGTTATAGCGCCTCCGCCATGGCAGGACATCAAATAAATCGCTCTTGTTTTATAACCAATCAAATCAAAACGTAACCAATGGGTCCGGCCGTGCGCAATCATATTttgtgttctttttttttttgcagaaaacaTTTATCCCTTTATTGCTAATAGCACACTTTTCCAATAAAGAACACAATTTATTCTGGAGACACAATTTACTGCATAGAAGGTAGCTTCTAGACCTGCTCTTCGTGCTAGTCAAAACAACTCTGACCTCGAACTTGAACTTTTACTTTCTACGCACCGATACAGCTGATCTCTCAGTGGTCGGCTAgtgagaaaaaatatacatggaGCCGGTTCGATCGGCGGTGTTCTGGTACAGTGCTGTCGgttaatataaattttaacaactactgaaaagctaaacattacatataatttgcaattggattagatggacaaattgatgtgaagatttgcgaaaaagttacacgtcttctcagtgagaatcgaactcacgactccctgatctctagttagggcacgttaccactacgccatgagaggactcatgaacgcagaagttaacctgaattcgatttcagctcaataatcacgtggttctttttcgcaaagtgcacctctttcggtagaattagatgcccatccaaacacaacgcattctatttatatccaatgcctagcacaattttcaattaaacaaactGCGATGATCCCCGCGTGACCCCGCAATTATTCATACACATATTAAAAGCGTATTGATTGAGGAATAGCATGATGCTAACATTAGCAGCTACTACTTGCAACTTTACAAGATATGCACACTCtaatttgatgtgaaaaaatcagaaaatcgttcgtaaatcttcaaaatgGAGAGCTGGCGCttcagtgtcttcggcaaaaatgtgtatttttacagcaccttaaacattgtagaacattgtaaaaatgtgaaaattcaaatttagaagttatggagaaaatatgagttttaaggGGATACCCATCATATTTACCCCCTAACTTCGTCAGTGTAGGAGATAGAGCTTTCttgtcttcgacaaactttcatgaaatgatgtcgcctacaatacttccttagacagttttcaattttgacaataattaaaaaagttgatattttttctcagtgtatattacttcaagtgaattttttttcagtgtctaaattaagtactcaacaaatgatgaaactttgtagaacatgtcgaaacgctaaacccaattatttcagcacaaacacacatgtcccactttttttgatttcgtcccactgtggaTCGTGCTGAATATTCTCCCACTTTTGCTCCTGCATCAAAATCTTGGATTTGACGACGACTGGTGCGATGAGGCCAAGTGGGTCAAATCGTCGCGAAATAGCAGAAAGAATGGAACGCTTTGTGGGAGGTTCGGTGTCCAAATGGATGTTGGAGTCGAAACGCAAAGTGTCAGGTTCCCAGCATATCCCTAAAGTTTTCACGGTTTCATTGGGGCTGAACTCTAGTGACGACTGAGTGCCGATTTGGTCATCCTTCAAACCCTTGAGTACTTCGTGCTCATTCGAAGTCCATTTTCGTAATTCGAAGCCACCCTTGGTCAGCAGTTCACTCATCTCCATTCGCAAACAAATGGCTTCTTCCACTGATTGTGCTCCTCCGATAAAGTCGTCGACATAAAAGCTTCTACGTAACGCTGGGCCACCGAAAGGGTACGCATGGCCTACATCATCTGCCAGCTGTTGTAGGGTGCGTTTTGCGAGATAGGACGACGGTGCCAAACCATAAGTTACAGTGAGCAGTTCGTAAATTTGTACTGGGGAGCTTTCAGAAAAACGAAAGAATATGCGAACCAGCGATCTGTCGTCGGGATGCGGTACGAAAATATGATCACGCACGGACGGACCCATTGGTTACGTTGTGATTTAATTGGTAATAAAACAAGAGCGATCGATTTGCCGTCCTGTCTCGGCAGAGGCGATATAACTACTATTTTATGTATCTAAAATGCAATACAGTAGATGAGCATACAGGTAATAGTGTACTGGTGTATATGTAGATGGTTTGACCGAACAGTGGTATATGGGTGCTTCAGATAGAAGACACTGTGTGTCGTTCATACTTCCAACATAAACTCGACTCATCCTCCCAAAAATTACAAAGGCGAATGAACGAGACACTTAATTTGACAGtgtttgacatgctgtagtgtTAAAAAAATTTCCCTTATAGGCATAAGTTCACACTTGCATTTGTCAATCATACAAACACCTTGCAGAGCAATATAACATATAAACAGCGTGCAATCATAGCAAGGGAGCTCCAGATAACCATGCTAAATTCAAtcattttagcactgaaaatatatgttttttttttttttaaataacaaaatCGTTCTTTTGACATACGAAGTTATTCGTTGTTTTTGCGATCAAACATTTTCGTAGCATTTATATTACCATGCTTTGCAATAAAATTCGATCTCAAAATCGAaactaaaaattactatattgtACCAAGTATTTTGTAATCAAAACTCGTTCAATTCGTATATAAAACGAACGTTGAAACACATCACGAATAATTCGTCAAATATGTACGAATTATTAGAGCTTATGTGCATTTGACGAAATGGGTTTGTGCTTTTCACAAAAGATACGATTCGCTGAGAAGAAACGATGTGCAGAGCAGTAgcttatcaaaaaataattcactGTTTTGtgatccatggtaaaattgtatTAAGTGCATGGTAATACCATACTAACACGGGCCATAATTTTGACAGTGATAcctacatgagtcgatgttccatgactcgatatcgactcatggaaccatacttaaaaacaaaatttcataattactatgatggtccctagaagcagctttccaaagcattgctgttccatgactcgatatttccatgagtcgatggtcccttcaatatcgactcatggaacttTCACTGTAGTATCTTATGCTTCCAATTAGAACAGTGGAAACCGTTCTGGGCAGAAAACACAGTCTTCTCGTTAAACGACCCGGAAGCTGTACCGCTCTCAACAATCCCCTGAAGGAAAATCAATCGATGGAACAAGTTCAGTAGGTAACGGTCTTGCATGTAATAATGACCAATATCAAATAAAATCTTCCCACACGTACCTTGCAGCGATTGCCATCTGAGCATTGGTGGTGTCCCGGTACCACTCGTATAGCAGTTCCGCCCCGAATGCCAACCTGTCGTTGTAGCTCATGAGGTGATCCAGCGTGACCCGGCAGGACTGGTGGGTCGGATTGTAGCAACGCAGCGTGGTGGTGGTTCGCGTCCCTGTATGCTGCAGCGAAAGCTTATCAATCAACGGGTTCGAATGGGTTTGCGGTTTCAGCTGAATACTCATTTCCGTGCAGATCGATGCCACCGGCCGATACAGAAGGAAAATGTTCGAAGTAAGTGTGCCTGGGTTTACGTCGAAGGCGAGTATCGGGGTTTTCTGAGGATAACGTATGCTAATTAGAGGATTTCTAATAAAGCAGTGGTTTTCAATTGTGGgtaaaaaaggtaaattatatACTCCAGAAAACAGTGTGCCTCGTACCCTCGTACTGAGCGCACACAATTGTTGTCTGTTCTCGGAAGTTTTTAAATCTACCTAAAGCCTCTCTCAGTGCTCCTTTTGTTATACATAATGATTCCTTTTAGATCTTTGTTTGAATCCATTCCTACGGTTTTTCGTTGGATCCGTTAACAAAACCTAACGGTGGTAATTCTTCTTGGACAtcgtcttgaaaaaaaaaatctcttagaaGGTCTCGTCACTTATTCACTTAAAATGGTTGCTATACCACAAAAATGGAAGGGtgaatataaatttaaatttccttTCAAAAAGGGGGTTTAAAAACTGgtactaaacgtggcaaaaatggaagaaatttttccggagtgcaagctttcttccaagggtaaaAGGTTGAAAACCACTGTGATAAACCAATCAAGCCCAACTTACCAGAACGGTATCGCTGCATTTCCGGTGTAATTGCGCCCCAATGCGGAAGCCGGTGGGTGTTATATGGCTCAGATGCCAGCTAGCTCGTATGAGACGATGCACCGCCAATGTTTTGGAGGCGTTCAGTTGGAAGCCCTCGAACCATTCCGGCCTCAAGTCGTACGTGCGTTGGTGAAGGCTCGAAAAGTCTCCCGGGTTGAGGGCATGGGAAATGCCTTGCACCGTGATTAGCGGCTTCGGAAAACTGGGTCGCGGTTTGTTTTGGTAGCCTCCCGTCGGGTAGCAAGGTTCTTCAAAACAAGCGTTCGCGTGGGGTGACATATCGGTGGCGCGCGATGGATCGATGCTACCGGCTTGCTTCGATTtcataatacagtcgactctccacatctcgatgtcgAAGGGACCATAGGGGGAGATAgtgagagatcgagacatagaacacatttttaatgaatattaggTTGAAAATCACTCCATTGCTCCGTGTTGCTAGTTAATATTTTAGAGTTTTTGACAAAAGTTTGGACATTTTTTATTAAATCCTTTTGTTTtaaatctatttatattcgaAGGGGCctaccttagccgagtggttagagtccgcggctacaaagcaaagccatactgaaggtgtatgtgttcgaatcccggtcggtccaggatcttttcgtaaaggaaatttccttgacttccctgggcatagagtatcatcgctaCCTGtcaccagggttgggaaaaatcttgaaattcactctacagtagccaagcaaagccaatcacagtcagcgaagccagtgaaactcacgcccatcgctgctgtaggcaaaaagccttgaaaatagcaaaacacccgttgctaagggcaacccagaaatactgtagaaaaatgttctatttcccgctgcatttcccgcatttagagccttcaatgacactcatgatttagaaaattcgtccacccaacataggctacttgatgagattcacgtttttgaactactgtactggagagccacgtgattttcgcgaaaattcaagcctactactattaccattcccagcactgcctgtcacacgatatacgaatgcgaaaatggcaactttggcaaagaaagctctcagctaataactgtggaagtgctcaaaagaacactaagctgagaagtcggctctgtcccagtggggacgttaatgccaagaagaagaagaagatattcgcAGCTAAATGTACCACATGTGATACAacaatacttaaaaaaataaaaaaatactgacTTGAGCGCAAATTAATGGAAATTGCGTCAATTTTCTCTTAAAATATCTGTTTTAAATATAAACCTGAATTTTATAAAAACATAGCATCCTCTATTGCTTTAAATGAATAAAGCATGtaagaaacaaccaaattatgagccttgatatctGAATTTGTTaacaagatttgcttaaaaagaatACTTGCAGAACTGGCTTTtatatcgtcaaggttatcgactgaaaaacgcCGGGGCGTTatcagttgagctgtcacgtcctgtcctaggtccAACGCTGGTAGAGTGACGATCTTGGTGACGATGATGATTCTCTTTTCAGTTTCGTCGTCGAAGTTTTccatttaaggctaagtagcccgtcattcgttttggcaacaatgatgacttctcagcttgcatttcaaagtgataaaagtcAATCTTGATAGTTtgaattgacttgaaaaagtatcactgtacgcgctaacatgcatgaagtatgctgatactttttcagctgagtcagtgcaaaaccaactgattttctttaaatcgaaatcgtgagatggattagcaacaatcatcaacgacgcgtacaaatttcaatgacggcctacttcgccttaacaacGATGATTGTCTACCCTGTCCATGAATTCATTTTGGAGTCCTCCTACCTAACTAGTACGacgtaggggaaaagcaccccAGTGAACACACGATCGTATATAATAGGATATAatagtacaaatgtggaggcgatacaCGTATATATTGCATGCAGCttaatggcgcatgtacgtatatcgcctccacttttgtactcatATGCGCtgtcgtatacgagtttgtgtttactgggactagttttcgacctacaagaattctgtgtcaattttcagattttcattcaaagtaggccaaaatcgtatggatAGGTCGAAAATTAATGCTGGATcaaaaaattggtgcttttcccctagtcTAGTCGAAGGATGCCACGTTTGCCACAAGTTTTGTCCACAAAACTTTATGCTTGTAAACACCGAAAACCATTTAATCTGTC
It contains:
- the LOC5572146 gene encoding mitochondrial import receptor subunit TOM40 homolog 2; the protein is MSPHANACFEEPCYPTGGYQNKPRPSFPKPLITVQGISHALNPGDFSSLHQRTYDLRPEWFEGFQLNASKTLAVHRLIRASWHLSHITPTGFRIGAQLHRKCSDTVLKTPILAFDVNPGTLTSNIFLLYRPVASICTEMSIQLKPQTHSNPLIDKLSLQHTGTRTTTTLRCYNPTHQSCRVTLDHLMSYNDRLAFGAELLYEWYRDTTNAQMAIAARYSREKYSFAITGSREAFDLSYWRKVNRDLQIGSSLACSHREGKAIGTIYYRIERPDCTIRGLFDSDWSVGFTYQRKLSELPVGIGISLLFCIPKNTFQCGFKIDLDSNLL